The DNA region TCTTCTCATAAACTTGCCTCATTTTCCATTCAACAAACATAGATAAAATTTTACTTTAAACATCGTTCATAAACTGGGAATGAGCTGCTTTGACCCTGCAACAAACGTTTGATATTGTAAAACTTCTATTGGTCAGCTGTCCAAAAGAATGAGCAACAGATGAGATCCAGAAAAAAACTTAGAGAAGCCGCACTTTTGACAtaccaatggggaattctcaatttgggttattatCAAATATGCAAGATCAACTTTATGATTATGAGTTCCACTGATGAATTTCTCAAATTCGCTGCAAATATGGGGTTTCTCATGCACAAACTGGCAACAGTGCTGACagttctgaattacaactgtcAAAGTATGAGGTTATATGTTGTCAACCAAAGATTGAACTCAAACTTGAGTAACCAAATATCAGCTGGAGATTTTCAAGCATTGAATTCTAAAAGAGTGCAATGTTTTCAGGAAGCCATCTTCCCCTATATAATCAACTTTTACCAATCTGTTGTCCTTGACTAGCGACGTAATCGCTAATaagtcgatgttgccaaatgGTGAATCAGAAACAAAGTCCATGTAATTTTAAATCcccatatttattttttcttctgaGTACATATAAGTTTTCAAGGAAAAGTTGCAATGATATGTTTGAAATGAAAAGTTCattagatatttcataaaaaatacttaattttgtctgaaagagaattccccattttgacATTCTTTTTAGCGAGATCTGAATGAAGGAAAAACCAAAATTTTTTGCCAATTCAAAATTTGTCCAGATATGTTGTGAAAATTTTTGATAACTCACCTATTGTACAAAGTTTGACTGCTGGAGTTGCCCATAAGGGATTGTAGTATGTTCACTACGCCCATATCCTTGAGCCGATTTTGTCTCTCCGTAACGCCTGGTTCGCCCTTTCGTGCTAAATTTTGTATGCAAAAAACCGACGTTTCCTGAAGGCATACAGCAGGATGACTCATAAAAGCAATGACCTTTTTTAGGATGTCTTCATTCATCATGATGTGATCCCGTGCTCTGTCCCCATCCGCTATATTACCCAAAATGCACAAAGCTTGCTCTTTTATCTCTGGTGCATGAGCGCTTTCTAAGACAAAAACTATTCCTTGCATGATCTGTACGCCATGCAAAGCCATTATGGCATCGGTGTGTGGCCTGGGTGACACTAAATTCCTGAGAAGACCAAGCGTCTTCATTATCACCCTAGGGTCTGGGTCATCCAATAATCTGTAAAATATAAGAATCAGATTAAacaaatgataaagaaaaaaaaaattagttctaAACTTACCGAAAGACCTTATCTGTTCCCAAAGAATTTAATATGGATGATTTTACTCTTTGTTCAGCCTGAAATGCTAGATTCATCAATGCCCAAATGCCGTTCAAACGAATAGAAGGTTCCGGTTTAGTTACCAGCTCAGCGAGTATTGTGATAATACCCTGCTGCACCATTGGTTCCTTAGCAGGGGAAAATTCCAGCAGCAGATTACACAAAGCTGAAGATGCAGCTGTCAGAAGTTCTGTTGAGGAGTAATCTGGAAGAAAACGCTCATCATAATTTTAATGCAAAATCTAAACAACTAAACAATTTTGTTCTCAAAACACTTCATTCACTACTAATTCAGAAGATTTAAAACGcagaaaaaagtgaataaaaaatttgattcaaaatatCTGATGCTTACCGATTAAGATGGGCATTAGAAGCTTCCAAACAGAATGATCTTGAAAAGTTGTGCGGAGTTGTTGGACAGATCTACTCAGGGAATGTAGACATCTCACAGCAGCCAAAATTATGTCTTTATTTTCGTCTTGTAGCCCTTCCATGATTTTCTCCATCAAGCATTTAGTATCGATTATTCTTTTACGTATATCTTCATCGTTGGCAGCTAAGGAAGCAAATACCCTGAAATTTAAGTTTATATAGTGAAATATAAGCTCAATTCCATTCAAATGGATGATTATAAGAGAGATAACTGCATTTACCTGAATGCAGCCTGTCTTGCAGCCACACTCTGGCAATTCAACAAATCAACCATGGCAGCGACCAGTTGATTACTTATAGCAGCTATTTTCTGTAGCTCACTGTCGACTTCAGTCAAATATGCCAAGGCATCAGCAGCCACTGCCCTATGTAGTTCTAAATTGTCAATCTGAGTGAGTAATGAAAATCTATGAGAATAAATATATTGCACGTGTTCGAACAAGAAGCTTGACTGATACTATCAATAAATATGAAGTATTAGATTGATACATACAAGTAATTCATTTCTAATTACATCATGAAATGGTATACTTACTTGGCAGAGCTGTACTAAGCAAGACAATGTCCTATACGTAATTATAGGATCATTAGCAGGAATAGCTCCCGCTCTATGTAAATTAGTCAAACATCTGGCTGCCTCCAACTGCATTTCAATAGGTCTGTATCTGCATATTAAAGTAGAGAGCAATTTGGGTATGTTAGAATCATTATATTCAGTGTTCGCAATTTGAAAAGCTACTGATGGGTTATTGTAACTCATTGCCGCCAAACAAGTGATAACTGGTATTCGTACTGAAGTACTTGGAACAGTCAAGAGAGAAGCCAATATTAAGGGGGCTCCTGCTGTACAAAGGTTGTTCTGTTCAGTTACAGTTTTACATGCAGCACCCAAGATTGTAGCAACACATTCTTGCCTCAGAGTATTCTCTTTCAGACCAGCAAAACTTAGCAGTTTTTGTAAACGTTTCAGAGTATATTTATTCAACGAAGTAGTATCTTGTTGCGACAGTGTTCTTAAACAGCATAAGCATGCGTCCACTAGCTTGGAATTTTCTTCATCCAATAAGTCAAGGAGCAGTTGGATTGCTCCAGATTTCAGTAATAATTCAATGTGATCATCAGTTCCTTTTGCTAAGGATCCAAGGGTCACAGCTGCTTCTATCCTGACGTTAATTCTAACATTGCTGTCTCTCAGCAGTTGCATCAAACGAGGAACAATTCCTTGTGCTATAACACTCTCTTTTTGCCGATTTGATCCAATCACGGTGTTTTTTATACATAATATAGAACCCAAGCATACtgttggatcagatgaatataggTCATCGATGTAGAATCGAGTATTCTCAACATtctgaaatataaaataatccTGTATATTTTGAAGGTGAATCAGGTTATTCTTACCATAAAAGCCGAAAAtggtttcattttcaaaatgattcaCGACACTACATAAATTAAAACATCAATATTCTACAAATATCTATAAATATATTATGATAAAAATATGAGTGGATTTCAGGATTGAAATTAAAACCtcaaatttttaaatgaatgatttttttataatgaaaattatgtcgcCTCGCCTTCACTACCGTTACGGAGTTTCTATGACCCCTGAAAAAATGTCGAGtttttccaaaataaagtttcttaaatattattaaaaattatgctttcaataaaaaagttattgTGGAATAATTTTAGTCCGAAAAACACCTTTTCAATGGTGACTACCAAAAAAAATAAGTAAAAAACCTCTATAATTTTGACTTTTAAAATTTGACATGTGCTCATAATGTCAAAATAATAAACTTACCAGCAAAGATTTTTTGCTTACCAGCggtgatttgaaaatttttatcacATGAATGGCTCATATTGCTCATAGTCAAGAAatttaattttaataaattggaCTCCAGGAAATGCAAAACACATAAATCAAAATGAATCTACTTTTCAAATTTCTAgttataggtacgatactaaaCTGAAAGTCTTGAATAATATAATGTATACCAACTATTTCAGTCTCAATTCTCGTAAATTGTTCTGGATCAAAAGTATTGGAGTTGAGTGATAAGTTTCCGACAATACGCAAACAAGGTAATACTCAATGGCTAGTAATGTTTTATGCCCCCTGGTGCGGCCACTGTAAACGACTTGAACCTGTTTGGGCACAGGTTTCCCAGGCTCTGTATAGAACAAATCTCAGGGTTGGTAGAATAGATTGTACTCGATTCACATCTATAGCTTCTGAATTCTCAATTAGTGGCTTTCCCACTATTAAATTGTGAGTTGAACAGAGATCATTGTCATCATTTTATTTGAATCTTTTCTTTCAAATTCTAGTATAACATCTGATAACGATTTCACTTACCATGGTGACCGAAACAAGGAAGACATAATAAATTTTGCATTGAGAATGGCTGGTCCCCCTGTTCAACAAGTCACTAGGCCAGAAAGCTTAGCAAATTTGAAAGGCATGAATCAGCTGTTTTTTATGTATGTGGGGGATCAGGAAGGTCCTTTGTGGGACTCGTTCAATAATGTTGCAActaaaatgcaaccacatagtTTCTTTTATGTAACAACTAAAGAAATAGCTGGTTCTCATGTCAATATCTCCAGGGATTTGCCTGCTGTTTTTGTACACAAGGATaatcttcattatttttattcaagtaAGTGCAATGAATGTGTGTTCATCAAGTTAGACTTTGAATTATTTCCTATCTATTTATTCTAATTTTTCAGTTGACATGAACTCAAGTGATCCAGATCACCTCAATAACACAATGTATAATTGGATCAATGAGGAACGCTTTGCAACATTCCCTAAAATCACCAGAGGCAACATCAACGAAATCCTTCAGACCAAGAAGTACATTGTTCTTGCTGTAGTTGAAGAGGACAAAGCTCATGAAGTACCACAGGATATGTTGAGATTTCGAAATATGGTAGAGTCGGTAATCTCTAAAAATCGTGAGAAATACCACAGGTACTTCCAATTTGGATGGGTAGGAAATCCGGAGTTAGCAAACAGTATTGCAATGAAAGTACTGCCTTTACCCTATCTGTTGGTTCTCAACAGTACTACTAATCACCATCATATACCTGAGGAGGAAGATGCTCTTCAAATGACGACAGAGTATTTGGAGGACTTCCTGGAGAGAATTCATAACCAATCAGCACCCGTATGTAGTAAAAAAGATTTGTTTCTGAATTGTTGTGTTCATAAAACTCTTCTAGGTATATGGGGGAAACAGTCTCATTGTAAGGTTGTATAGGACATATTTTGAGGCGAGAACTTCATTGTCAGACATGTGGAGGGGTAACCCAGTTTTAACAACTGTTCTTTTCGGTTTGCCACTTGGATTTCTTTCCCTGATTTTGTATTCAATTTGTTGTGCCGATATTTTGGATGCGGATGAGGATGAAGAAGAAGGTGAGTGTTTTAATGAAGTTTTTCTTGACTCAGTTTCAAGTAGTCAAGCCGAAACTAAATTAGTGTTTAATAATATAATCATCTTTGTTTCAGAATTACTACATGAGAAGAAAGAATAAGTGTGAAGAAGTGTTTTTTAGAACAGGTAACTTTATATGGATGCTCTATTTCTTGATTTTACCAAGTAGTACTTGGTATGTGTAGCTAATCTGTAATGCTCTTACTGTACTGAATTTTAGAATTCCTCCAGATAATTTTAATCAACCAAAAACATTTTACTTATAAGTCCCTAGTATTGCTATTGAGGGTAATTTTATGTcgccatatttttttaaatattatttattgaatttataccaagaatattttattttatgctCAGTGCTTTCAAAACCAATCCAAAAAAAGCTGTTGAAGATAAATGGAAAAGAAAACATTCACCTTGCTTGATCCAACTTCGAAAAATGTGTGATGATTTTGCAAAACTTGCCACATCTTCATCATTTTAACATTCACATGTATCAGTGTCTCATACTTATTACAATAGCTTTCAAATTAGTTGATCTTCACTTAAGGGTCATTTGCAGTGTTGTCAAATTGTAAGCAAAGGTAATATAGGGAGTCAAGCTTCTGAACTGACACAACAATTATACTCAAAATAACAGGAAATTTGAAACTCATTACTCATAACTTGAGGGGGGAAATGAGAGTTAtggtttcaaaatattcaacagtgaTTTAACAACCAAAATTTTCTCTTGCACTGTTATGTACTGATCTCACACAAgaattgtttaatttttttttattgaattttagtGTTTTTGTTAattgttgttcacaaaataaACCAATCAAAAAACTTAAGACTTCATTCCTGTATCCTAATCATGGAGTGcattagaaaaaatataaatagcACATTAATTCAATGGTAATCATATTCCATAAGAACATTGCCCTTATACAAGAGAATGGCTTTCTGAAGGAGTGTGGTATATATTTGACCATGAGCCAATATATACAAAGCAGGATGCAcctaaatataaatatttttggtAATTCATTCAAGGTTCAAGTACGTTTTGATAGTCAACATGAAATAATTAGAAAAGGTTTATTAAATGAGTAGTAACAGATAAATTAGCACTTCAATCTTTTCGAACAAAGCATATAGTtaaataattaaaaatcatcatcatcagaatCAATAGCAGCTCTCCTCCTATCAAATTTCACCGAGGTCTTATTAGATTGTGTCGAAGCAATACTTTCTAACAGTTGTATTAGTTCAGGTTCGCTAATTTTTTGAGCTATACGACCGCTTCTTGCCATGTTCAAGAGCATTGCCTCAACCATTTGTCCTTTTTCAGGTTTCCCAAGTAGAAGAGTATTTACTGGAAAATAAGCCTCTTTTCAACTCCGACCTGGAGGGGTTATTGTGAGATAACTTACACCTCGCTCGTGCTTGCTGATCCAAAATTTGGGAGAGAATTGCATGTTTGGTTTCTTCTTTAGCTTGTTCTTGCTTAGCTCTCTGGGCCTCAGCATCTCCACCTTCTTTctggaaaatgaagaaattgttCATATATACATAGCGTCCCCTGTTTCGTACTAACGCTATATTGAGATTGCAGTTGGGCTAATCTCTGATTCCGTATTCTTTCGAGTTCAGCGTCTTCcataattaatatttttattatattttccaCTCGATAGGATTATTAATAAAATGGGTTGAGGTTATCTGTCATTTTATGTCTTTATGTCATTTTAAATAGGAtcataaaagagaaaaaacttCGTTTCGAGAGGGAGTAGAAAATGAATTCTAGTAACGATAAATGATAAAAAAGCAATCATctggaaaaaattatcaatctttggaaaaaagtttctaaTATTCTGTGAAATTTATTGCTGTCTGTTCTCTTCTCTGTCCCTGGTGTATTTTTATCCTATTCTATGAATACCTTTTAATGATGCGGATGTTAAACTGGAATTTCTGTTGACAGTTTTATAAAAATTTTGCTTTTATGTGAGTAAAAATTGTTATAAGTGAATatagtttcaaaaattttctcatCTCCATTATTTTCAGTGATTTGTGAAATCGGCGATAACCTGTAATTGCAGTTAAAGATTTATTATCGTAATGTAAGTGATGATATCAAATAACACCACATATAAGTTGAGATCTTCGAAAACCTCATCCGAAATCTGCAATTTTGAACAAAGTAATGCAGAAAATGGTGAGAGCAATGAGCTGGACTGGGATTTCTCAGAAACCAATAACCGAAGCCAAGGTTACTTGAGGGAAGGAAGATTCCGAAACTCTTCCTCTAGAAGCCGAATAACTGAGTTTCGTCCCTCTACCTGGGCGACTGAGCGTAAGGGATTCAGATCTAGAGGGACAGTTTCTCGGAGTAGGAATGAAAGAGAAGGTTTAAACTCCTTCAGAAAATATGACTCTACAAGTAGAAATGCAGATACTGTCGGTGAGTTGGTTTAGTTGATACTTTAGTCATTCTTTTTATGCTGAGCGTCTGTATCGTCTTGTGGAAATCA from Coccinella septempunctata chromosome 1, icCocSept1.1, whole genome shotgun sequence includes:
- the LOC123323001 gene encoding armadillo repeat-containing protein 8-like; its protein translation is MKPFSAFMNVENTRFYIDDLYSSDPTVCLGSILCIKNTVIGSNRQKESVIAQGIVPRLMQLLRDSNVRINVRIEAAVTLGSLAKGTDDHIELLLKSGAIQLLLDLLDEENSKLVDACLCCLRTLSQQDTTSLNKYTLKRLQKLLSFAGLKENTLRQECVATILGAACKTVTEQNNLCTAGAPLILASLLTVPSTSVRIPVITCLAAMSYNNPSVAFQIANTEYNDSNIPKLLSTLICRYRPIEMQLEAARCLTNLHRAGAIPANDPIITYRTLSCLVQLCQIDNLELHRAVAADALAYLTEVDSELQKIAAISNQLVAAMVDLLNCQSVAARQAAFRVFASLAANDEDIRKRIIDTKCLMEKIMEGLQDENKDIILAAVRCLHSLSRSVQQLRTTFQDHSVWKLLMPILIDYSSTELLTAASSALCNLLLEFSPAKEPMVQQGIITILAELVTKPEPSIRLNGIWALMNLAFQAEQRVKSSILNSLGTDKVFRLLDDPDPRVIMKTLGLLRNLVSPRPHTDAIMALHGVQIMQGIVFVLESAHAPEIKEQALCILGNIADGDRARDHIMMNEDILKKVIAFMSHPAVCLQETSVFCIQNLARKGEPGVTERQNRLKDMGVVNILQSLMGNSSSQTLYNRVKAAHSQFMNDV
- the LOC123323003 gene encoding protein disulfide-isomerase TMX3, which encodes MNLLFKFLVIVSILVNCSGSKVLELSDKFPTIRKQGNTQWLVMFYAPWCGHCKRLEPVWAQVSQALYRTNLRVGRIDCTRFTSIASEFSISGFPTIKFITSDNDFTYHGDRNKEDIINFALRMAGPPVQQVTRPESLANLKGMNQLFFMYVGDQEGPLWDSFNNVATKMQPHSFFYVTTKEIAGSHVNISRDLPAVFVHKDNLHYFYSIDMNSSDPDHLNNTMYNWINEERFATFPKITRGNINEILQTKKYIVLAVVEEDKAHEVPQDMLRFRNMVESVISKNREKYHRYFQFGWVGNPELANSIAMKVLPLPYLLVLNSTTNHHHIPEEEDALQMTTEYLEDFLERIHNQSAPVYGGNSLIVRLYRTYFEARTSLSDMWRGNPVLTTVLFGLPLGFLSLILYSICCADILDADEDEEEELLHEKKE
- the LOC123314728 gene encoding programmed cell death protein 5; translated protein: MEDAELERIRNQRLAQLQSQYSKEGGDAEAQRAKQEQAKEETKHAILSQILDQQARARLNTLLLGKPEKGQMVEAMLLNMARSGRIAQKISEPELIQLLESIASTQSNKTSVKFDRRRAAIDSDDDDF